GGTCGCGGTCGGCACAGTGGTGGGTGTGACACGTCGGCAGCTTGGCGGATCTGCGGATTCCATCCTGATCTGCTACCTTCGGgaaaaaccctagatcggatgATCGGATGACGGCGCGCTCTGGTGTCGTTTCCTccttgggggcgtcattcttggaggtacACACGTGATCAGGGGACCAGAGGACGGATTTTTTGGTGGAGCGGTGCGTCATCTCACTCATTGATGGCGGCGGGTCTCGGCGGCATGGCGCTGTGGTGACTCGGCGTCCGATGCACGAAGATGGACTTGCGCAGGAGGGTGACGCGGTCTGgctcgtggtggcgtcgacggcagctagaccgggcaaggtagatgcagcagaacagctctgaagatggattgatggcaggtggctgcggcggcctcatacccggcaggcgtcctggttgaatAGTGCGCCGGACTGGTGAGTGACCCATATCCGACAGGCGTCCTGGATGAGACCTCAGGTCTTAGAAGTTATGTTTGGCTGcaaggtctgtttggtattagacccagactatcggcatcccttcatcaattggataggagtagcgataGATGTTGCATAGACgttggctttagtcttactgttgtattattttgtaaggtcttgtgtgaataattaataaagtggctgcatgcatcgtccagatgcagaggccgggggtcttcctccttttctaaaaaaaatataTATGCAACATTAAAGTATAGTTATTCAAAAGAACTGTGTGTATTATCATTGTTTTTCCTTCACAGCAAATAATTCATAAATCTTTTATTGCAACACTTGAGCAAGATAGCTAGTTAATTCCACATGGCTGGTGGCACGATCAGAGGCGGGACAACGCCGAGATCTAATTTTTACCAGCTTCGGCGTCAACCTCCTCCTCCGCAGCACCAGCCTCATCTCCGGCGTTCGCATCATCCTGGCATTCTTCTCCCTCTCCCGCTGATAGCGCGACAACGGGCACCCTGACGTCTCTGTAGCTGCAGACGTAGGGCGCGTCGCGGCCGTGGTACGTGCCGGTCCACTTCCCCTCGTCGACGTCGCTCGCGTCCCACAAGGAGGCGTACAGGTACATGGGCTTCTCCGGCCAGGGCTCCCCGTCGCGCCGCTCCTCCCGCCGGATCACCTCCCCGTCGACGCGCCACTCCACGGCCTCGGCGCTCCAGGCGACGGCGTAGTGGTGGAACCCGTCGGAGGTGTCAAAGGGGAGTTGGTGGACCATCTCCCTGCCGCCGCTCCCGGCGACGAACAAGTTGGTCTGCACGGCGCGCTTGTCGTTGCCGAGGAACTCGAAGTCGATCTCGTCCATGTCGCTGGAGCCCTCCAGCGACGACAGGTAGAGGTTGTAGTTGAGCCCCGCGGTGTCGCCGGCGGGGGCGCGGACCGCGGCGGCCACGGCGCAGCCCGGCAGGAAGCGGCCGCGGGAccgccaccgcgccccgccgcggTGGTCGTAGGTGACGTGGATCTCGCCGGACGCCGGCGCGTGGCGGCAGGCGTCCGGTGTGTAGTCCACGGCTATGCGCGCCAGCAGCTCCGTGCCCTCGGGGCGCAGGTGCTCGTGCTGGTCGCACTCCGACGCCATGGGGTATAGGAGAGCGCAGGAGCGGGATCGAGGTGGTGGGGTTTTAAGAATCAGGCTCAAGTTTACATGGCTGGGTGTTTACAAAAGGAGGCCACAAATCTTCAGACAGAGAAGataagatgctacaaatatcccTCGAGCAGCAAAGTTCCATTCACCTCCTTGTGCTCCACATTCTTGAGTGGAAACGACTGGCTGCCACCAAACGCCAGGTCGCTCGGCCCAGGGCTCACCACCCAGACAGGTGAGAGCTCCACAACAACCTTCTGCACCAGCTTGTCCTCTTGAAACTTGCTCAGCAGCGGCACCAGGACGCCTCCGGCATCTCGGAAATCAACCAGCACACTGCACAACCCTCGATCCGCGAGAAGTCGAAGGATGGACTCTAGGTTCATCTGGTCGAGGACCGAGACGCTGACTCCCGATGGCTCCACGGTGACGGGACTATCGGCAAGGACTATGGCGTTAGATGCCGACTCCTCGTCGAGAAACGGGATGTGTAATTCAGAACCTTCTCCCTGCACTATGATGATGTAAAGAGGCTGCTTTGCGCCAGCCTCTTGTGATATTGGTAAAGTAGTCGCCTTGGCCATGTCGCTTGAAATTATAACTCCGTCGTATTCTTTCGCTAATTGGGAGTAGTATCCTCCT
This genomic window from Aegilops tauschii subsp. strangulata cultivar AL8/78 chromosome 4, Aet v6.0, whole genome shotgun sequence contains:
- the LOC109779407 gene encoding riboflavin biosynthesis protein PYRD, chloroplastic: MLDWLAPSLRSDMISSSLLSRPRLAPRPASAAASPCRARLASGGGARGLAAGVRCQAQAGDMDAHYMRRCVELARTAAGHTSPNPMVGCVIVREGQVVGEGFHPKAGQPHAEVFALRDAGDLAENATAYVSLEPCNHYGRTPPCTEALIKAKVKEVVVGMTDPNPIVASKGIEKLRNAGIDVRVGVEEELCLRLNEAYIHRMLTGKAFATLRTTLSMNGIVINQIGSGADQPGGYYSQLAKEYDGVIISSDMAKATTLPISQEAGAKQPLYIIIVQGEGSELHIPFLDEESASNAIVLADSPVTVEPSGVSVSVLDQMNLESILRLLADRGLCSVLVDFRDAGGVLVPLLSKFQEDKLVQKVVVELSPVWVVSPGPSDLAFGGSQSFPLKNVEHKECDQHEHLRPEGTELLARIAVDYTPDACRHAPASGEIHVTYDHRGGARWRSRGRFLPGCAVAAAVRAPAGDTAGLNYNLYLSSLEGSSDMDEIDFEFLGNDKRAVQTNLFVAGSGGREMVHQLPFDTSDGFHHYAVAWSAEAVEWRVDGEVIRREERRDGEPWPEKPMYLYASLWDASDVDEGKWTGTYHGRDAPYVCSYRDVRVPVVALSAGEGEECQDDANAGDEAGAAEEEVDAEAGKN